AAGCAATGATGGATCAGCAACTGTTTGAAGTATTGAAGAAGAAGAGCAATGTGAAAGACACCCGCGGTAAATTCTTCTAATAAAACGCTACATTTTAACTGACATAAGGAAAGGGGAAGCAGTAATGCTTCCCCTTCTTATTGTTTATAGGGTGGTTTTACCTGTTATTGACTTATTCGTAAATTTGTATTTCTAAATGTGAGAAAATGGACGAAATCGTTAATAAAATAGCGCAGAGTGGATTGGAAACCATCGACTTAGAGAATTACTTTCCACAGGGAGAAATAGTTGTTTTTGACCTGAAAGACTTTCTGTTCATGGGGCTGATCCTGAAAGAAAAGGATTTTAGAGCTGCCCTTCAAGCGCACGACTGGGAGCAATACCGTGGAAAGAATGTGGGTCTCGTATGTAGTGTTGATGCAGTAATACCGTTGTGGGCATATATGCTGGTAATGACCTATCTGGAGCCATTGGCGGCTTATGCGGCTGCAGGAGATGCCGATTTTATACACAAAACCCTTTACCTGCAGGAGTTGAGCAAGATTGATGTAAGCACGTTTGCAGATAAGAGAATTGTGATAAAAGGGTGTGGCGACAAGCGTGTGGGAGAAATTGCCTATGCGGAGATCACCAGGTTACTGCGTCCGGTTGTAAAAAGTATCATGTACGGAGAACCCTGTTCTACAGTACCTGTCTATAAGAAAAAAAGCTAAAACCAGCCTCTTTTCCTGAAAACAAAGACCATCAGGAGTAGCAATATACCCATTCCTCCCAGGGTGTAGTAATATCCGTTAGGGGAATCCAGTTCGGGCATATTGTGAAAGTTCATGCCATAGATACCGGCCAGCAATGTGGGCGGTGCCATTAGCGTAGTTACCACGGCCAGTACTTTCATAATCTCATTCAACTTCAGATTGAGCTGGGTATGGTACATCTCCTGGAGGTTTAGCACCATGTCGCGGTAGTTATCTGCCAGATCGTTACATTGAATAATGTGGTCATGAACATCTTTGTAATATTTTCTCACATTATCTTCCAGAAAATCGCTGTCGCTTTTCAGATAACCATTTACCAGCTCACGCACAGGTGAGATGGCACGCTTGAATAAAAAGACTTGTCGCCTCAGAAAGTTGATTCTGGCCAGTGTGCGGGTATTAGGTTGGTGTTGCACAATGTCTTCCATCATTTCAATCCGCTCTCCCAGTTTATCCATCACGATAAAATAGTTATCAACGATTACATCGAGCAAGGCATAACAGAGATAATCTGCTCCACCATTGCGGATCCTGGATCCTTTAAGCGTTAGTTTGGTGCGGATGGGATCAAATACATCTCTTACCGGATCTTCCTGGAAGGAAATCACGAAATTTTTTCCGAGCACGATACTTACCTGTTCCAGGTCAACCGCGGAGGTTTCATTGTTAAAGTAGATCATGGGAAGCAGGCAAAAGAGGCGGTCGTTGATTTCGTCCATTTTTGCCCGTTGTCCGATGCTCAAAATGTCTTCTTCAATCAATGGGTGAATCAGGAAGTTTTCACAGATGGCGTGTACTTCGTCTTTCCGTAGCCCGTCGATATTAATCCAGCAAAGTTGAGGTGACTCAAGATATTTATAGGTGTCTTCTATCTTTTCCAGAACCAGTTCTGTACACGAAGTGCTGTTATAGTCAAAAACAGTGATCCTTGTATTATCCGCTGGTTTGCGTAGAGAAACCCCTTCCGCCGGATTAAAGTTCATGATACGCTGCTTCCTCACCTTAAACGGATTTAGTACCTGCACTACATCGGGGATAGGAAGTTTGTTTTTCAATGCCATAATTAACTGATATTACGAGGATTCATCACCGAATTTAAAATAAATAGAGGTTCTGTCAATTTTCCAGCGGAATATTTATGGATGTTTAATATTTCTCCGAGTCGTAGAGAAAGATCGCGTGATGTGAGAAATAAATTCGCAACTATTATCCCATAGGACATATGGACTAAAGAATGAAATATTAAAAAGGCTTATTATTAACCTGCGGGTAGCAACGGAAAATAATAAGCCTATAAAAATTTTTAAAAGCGGAGATCAGAATTTAGGAAGATCGATTACCGGGGGCGTGCCGGTGGCCGGTCTTTCGAAAATATCCCCATATTGTGCATTAGCTGGTTTGAAGCCACTGTTCCATAAATAGAACCACCCGTTTTCTGCTCCTCCCCCATAGTCGATACGGTCTTTTGCTTTGGCGGTGGCGTCGTTGGAGAATCTGGCTTTGGTTAACTCAATCCATTCTCCGGTATTGGTTTTTATCCAATGGTTACCAAAGTAGCCTTTACGGCTGAGATGACCATTTTCAAACGAAAAGTTTTCCAGAAAAGAGTAAAGATGTCCCATATATTTTCCATCTTTCGGTGCTCTGAAACTGGCGATCAGCTTCCACTCCCGGTGTTCGGGAACATAGAAATACGCCGTATATGTGGTGGTAGTGCCGGTAGGAACGCTGTGCATCAGGAAATGATAGGTTTCTCCTGCTTTCCAGGGATATATCCAATGGCTGTGGCCTCCGGTTCCTTCTCCGCCAAAGCCGCTGGCATAAACGCTGTCGCCTTTTGCAAGGAGTACCACCTGATCTTCATATTTCACTTTGCTGCGTTCTTCCGGTTCTCCGCCGGCATCCCACACAGAAAAGATGATTCTTCTTTCAACAGAGGAATTTACCTGCATTCCGAAATAGCCTCTGTGAAAGCCGCACGACATGAAGTAAGTGCCTATTTTATCTTCTCCCGCCGGCACTTTAATTTCACCATAAAACCATTCTACATTTTTGCCATCCGGCACAGGGTAGTTAAGATGTACGGAGGCCGCACGGCGCCAGGGTTTGGGGTTGAACTGTATGTCTTTTACCGCGGCGCCGGAAAGGTCTATGCCTTTGACATCTGCATAAACACTTCCTTTCTTTTCTACTCCTTTCAGTGAGATACAATAAAACCCTGGGTTTTTTATATTGGTTTGTAAAACCGGGATCGTTGTAAATTCATTATTGTTAGGAATGCTAATTGTTTTTTCTGTTCCGTTCACTGTAAGTGAAATACTGCTTCCGGCATCAGATCTGGCAACCAATGATACTTTCAGCGGCCCGGTGCTGGCTGCGTGGAAATAGAAGTTAACCGTGTTACTATTACTGGTCCAGTTAGTAACACCTTCTTTTTCGTTGATGTTTACATTTTCCTCTGCAGGGTCTGCATAAGCAGTGAAACCGGGAAGTTCCACCGCAGGAGATTGAGCAAAAGTGCTGCCAGCAGTAGCGTATAGCAGCAGCGCCGATAGGAGAAATCGTTTATTCATTGTTCATTAATTGTATGGGAACAAATAAAGCAGCATCTCTTACCAAAAGCAATTGCAGGATTAAAATATTACAATCGAATGAGAATGTCTTAAAAGGCGCCAGGGATCCGGGAAATGAGGTTATTTCCGTTTTTTACTTTTCTTGTATTTCACTTCAACATTAGCCACGCCGGTATTGAGCATACCTAGTTTGGCAGCAGCCCGGTGTGAAAGATCTATAATGCGCCCGGTAACAAATGGTCCCCTATCGTTGATACGAACTTTCACACTTCTTCCGTTTGAAACATTGGTGACGGTGACTTTGGTGCCGAAGGGCAATGATCTGTGGGCTGCAGTGAGCCGGCGTTGACGGAAAACCTCGCCGCTGGCAGTTTTTCTACCATCAAAGGAGTCGGCATAATAGGAGGCTTTACCTGTTTCCATGATTTTGCGGCTGCAGGAAGAGGTAGTTGCCATCAGTAAGAACAGCAACGGTGCAAAACAACCACGGATGGACGCTTGAAGAGGTGTCATTACGGATAGCGATTTAGATTAGAGATATAAAAATAGCACATTTTTTAATATGTTCATCGGACATTGGTATTCAATTGATGAACAACGTTTTTGATTAAAGAAGGAACAATCAGGCGATGAAAAGGCTTAACAAAGAAGAAGTAGAGCCTCCCCCATATATTGTTGTAGTGAACAAGGGTAGTGCATAACAACAGTTGTGGGGTATTTTCGGAGGATTGCAGATAAAGGGAAACCCAGAAGTTAAGATGTTTATCATCCTGCCCAAGGATCAGTTCTTTCTTGTTTTTATCAAGGATAATAAAGGGGCCGGCCTTTTCTCCCGGGGCGATCTGCATTTGTTTCCGGGATGTGGGTTGGGATACTTTAAGGCCAAATAAGCGAACGAGGTTGTCCCTGAAAAGCAGCATCTGCTCCACCCAGCGAGGAGCTGAAGATAAAAAAGCAGAGCCAGTTTGTTCGATTGTTACCGGATGAGTGGAGAGGATTGCAGTTGAATAAGAGTCGGTATAATGAATGCTACCAGGCTTCGGGTGGAGGATTGAATCATCAGGGAGTAAGTACATGATATACGTTATTGATCCTGCACAAAGGTAAGTATATATATTGCTGAACAATGTAGATGAGGCAGATGTTTTAATCAATCTACGAGCAGAAAAAATATTTTATGGCAAAATTAGTAGCAGATCAGATCGTGGAAATGCTGGTTGCGGCTGGTATTAAGCGAATTTATGCCGTTACCGGCGATAGTTTAAACCATTTGAATGATGCTGTTCGCCGGGAAGGCAGCATACAATGGATTCATGTAAGACATGAAGAGGTAGGGGCATTTGCGGCCGGGGCAGAGGCACAGTTGAATGGACTGGCCTGTTGTGCGGGGAGCAGCGGTCCGGGCCACGTACATCTTATCAATGGCCTGTATGATGCACATCGTTCGGGAGCATCTGTGCTGGCTATAGCATCTACCTGTGCTACCAGTGAATTTGGCAGCAATTATTTCCAGGAAACAAATACCATCAAGTTGTTCGATGATTGTAGTCATTATAATCAGATTGCAGCAACCGCTGAGCAGGCGCCCCGTATGTTACAGGCAGCCCTTCAGCATGCGTTGAATAAACATGGTGTGGCGGTTTTCGGGTTACCCGGAGATGTGGCAGCCCAGGAAGCGAAAGAAATACCAACTGCCACGAAAACCTATGCTCCCCGGCCAATTATCCGTCCGTCTGAAAAAGAGCTGGATCAGCTGGCAGAGCTGCTAAACGGCGCCGGAAAGAGGGCTATTTATTGTGGTGTTGGTGCATCGGAAGGGCATGATCAGGTAGTGGCGCTTGCCGAAAAATTGAAAGCACCGGTTGCTTATTCGTTTCGCGCGAAGATGGGTATACAGCATCATAATCCGAATGAAGTGGGAATGACTGGCCTACTGGGCCTGGCATCCGCCTATAAAAGCATGCACGAGGCTGATGTATTGCTCCTACTCGGAACAGATTTCCCCTATACCCCTTTCATACCGGAAAAAGCGAAGATTGTTCAGATAGATATAAGGCCCGAACTGCTGGGCCGCCGGGCCACCCTTGAAATGGGCCTGTGCGGGGATATCAGGGACACACTGGATGCCCTGTTGCCGAAATTAAAAACGCATACAGACAGGGAGTTTCTCGATGCGATGGTGGAGTTTTACAAAGAAGTGCAGCAGAAAATGCAGACATATGTGAATGACAAAGGTAAAACGGATGCCATCAGCCCGGAATTTGTGGCAACCACCCTTAACCAGGTTGCTTCCAACAATGCAATTTTTACCGTAGATACCGGGATGACGAATGTGTGGACCGCCCGTTATCTGGTGGCGACAGGAAAGCGTTCTCTCCTGGGTTCTTTTAATCATGGATCTATGGCCAATGCCATGCCTCAGGCAATAGGCGCCGCACTGGCTCAACCGGGCAGGGAGGTATACGCCTTGTGCGGAGATGGAGGATTAACTATGTTGCTCGGAGATCTGATGACCATACGACAATATAATCTGCCGGTAAAAGTGATCGTGTTTAATAACAGGGCATTGGGAATGGTGAAACTGGAAATGGAAGTTGCGGGTATACCGGACTGGCAAACAGATATGGTTAATCCAGATTTCGCAGCGGTAGCAGTTGCGATGGGGTTCACGACCTTTACGGTACATCAGCCGGACGATGTAACAGATATTTTACAAAAGGTTGCGCAAACGAAAGGTCCGGTATTGGTAAACATCTTCACTAATCCTGAATCACTGGCAATGCCTCCCAAAATAGAGTTTTCACAAATGAAAGGTTTCGCCCTCTGGATGAGCAAATTAATTCTCAGCGGGCGTTATGAGGATGTGTTTGATGCCGTTAAATCGAATTATAAACATCTGAAAGACGCATTGTAGAAGAACAGTGTCTGATTCGCTAGAACGGGTATCCGATCGCAATATTCAGGATCAGGTTCTTCTTTCGCCAATCAGGATCGCCGAAATTGATTTTGTTGATGACCCATTTTTCGTTGTCAGGAAGATAGGGTATGCGCAATGGTGTGGCCAGATCCAGTCGTACTACCACTATTGAGGCATCTATTCGAAGACCGAGACCCGCGCCTACGGCGATATCTTTATAAAAAGTGTTGAACTTGAATTTGCTGCCGGGTTTGTCGGGAACATCTTTTTGAAGCCAGATATTACCTGCATCAACGAAAGCTGCAACGTTAAATACGCTTGCAACGTGTATGCGCAGTTCTGAATTGAATTCCAGTTTAATGTCACCGGCTTCGTTAGCCAGCAGGGCGGAAGTATCCACTGCTTTATTATGGTAAGAACCGGGGCCCAGCGTACGAGCCCTGAAGGCCCTGATACTGCTGCTTCCACCGGTGAAGAACTGTTTTACGAATGGCAGCGTGGCAGAGTTGCCATAAGGCAAACCATATCCCAGCAACAGGCGGTTAACCCATTGTTTGCCATTGCCTATTTTCCAATAGTGGCGGCCTTCGAGCGTAAGCTTTTCGTATTGAGCGAAGGAATTGCCGAGTATGGTACGTTGTCCGGTATCATTTTTAGGAACGAACAATCCGGCCAGATTACCGGATATATCGATGTTACCACTGAGATAGAAGCTATGTATACGATTGGGGTGCTGATTGTTGTAGGTGATGGTGTAGTTACCACCCAGGATGAATTGTTTTTCTATAGCAGCTCTTTGGCTTGGATCGTTCAGCAGTATGCTGTCGTATTTGGAAGTTGTTCTGGTCGGCAATACATAAGTAACTGCTACCGGAGCAAAGATGTGGCTGAGGTATTGTGTTTTTTGCCACAGATACTGCAGCTGCAGCGTATATGCGTTCAGGTTATACATGTCGGCCCGGCTGTATAGTTCATAACTGGCGCTGATACGGGTCTTGGGCACATAAGGTGTTCGGATATTAAGTCCACGGAACGGCGTCAGGAACCGGGGAAAGGTAACGGCCACTTCAGCTCCGAGGGAATATGAATTACTTCCTCCGGCGCTGTTATTACCTGTTTGCCATTCCATTCCTCCACTCAGGCCTATCTCCAGCAATGATGCTGAATGGAGCCAGTTGCGGTTCTTGGCCGTTATTTTCACTTCAGAACCAATAAACCCGTTGGATTTGGAGGTGCCTCGTAACTCTGTTTGTAATGAACGACGTTTATAGGGAGTAAGATAAAATTTGGCGTCCAGCCATCCACTATCGAGAGAGAGGCTGTTATTTACCATTGCGCGGTAATTGACGGTTTGCAGGCTGTCGCGCCCATTCCTGCCCGGCGTTTTGCTGGTGGGCAGCTGGCTGGGGCTGGTTCCCACGATATTGTGAACGGAAGTATCCCTCACCGGCGAAAACTGACCTTTGACAAATTTAAATACCCCAAGATTGATCAGCCTTTGTAAGGTGATGTTGTGGGAGCTCAGGCGGTAAAGGCTGTCCGGCCGGAGAAAAACGGACCGGTCGAAAGCACTGCGCTTAAATCGTTTTACAGAATCAATGATGTAAATACCCTTGTACATTACCGGTGTACCGAGTGTTGATGCAGAGTCGTTATCCAATGAATAGTCTGGGAAAAGCGAGATGTCGTGCATTCTGTAAGGCCGTAGTGCGAGCAAAGGCGTATTGTCTTTTATCTTCACATACAAATTCACCTTACCCATCTTATTACTATCGGCCTGTACAAGCAGGTAATCTGGTGTGAAGTAGTAATATCCCTGTTCTTTCAGAACTGCGTGTATACGTTCCCGTTCGGCCGTTATGGAATCAAGGGAATAGGGCTCTCCTTCTATCAGGGAGCTTTCATCTCTGGTGGCCAGAACGGATTTACCAATGGCGCTGCTATCGGTAATATAGGTAACGCTTTTGATCGTATAGCGATGATTGGGGGTGGCGGTGTAAATAACAGCGGCTTTTTTACGGCCGGTTTTTTTTACAGCAGCAGTTACTTCCGATTGAAAGTATCCATGGTCTATCAGTGAGCCCTGGAGGATTTTAGAAGTATAGTCGGGTTTTGCCTGGCTCAGTAACACCGGAGGCTCTCCCCATTTTTTTCTCAGGAGGTAGTTAAGGCCTTTTCCTCTGGGCTCTTTGCCCATATTATACAGCCATAGCTTAATGGGCATGCCCAGGAATTTCCTGTTCCGGTTAGGCCGGATCTTTTTGTTAAGTCCTTCAACGAGCGAGCTGTAGTCTTTGGGTTTCTTTCTGGTAACAGTATCGTTGATCCATTTCACCTCACTACCTGTATATAACCGGTCGCCCTCCGGAACAGTACGGGTAGTACTGCAGGAGCTGATCGCCAGGTATACCAGGCAGAGTATGATAGTGTTTATGATGATATAGTTATTTGCTCTTCGCATCAGGTGTTGCTGAATTTTTATTTGTCTTCTTATTATCACGTAACCGGTCTTTCTTCTTATCTGATTTGGAACGTTGCAGAATTTCCCGGAATTCATCATAGTCCATCACCAAAGCGAAGGCAACGCCGGTTTCTACCACCTGGCCCTGAATCACCATCTGGCCATCATTACGTTGATATACCCTGATTCTGTAGCGACCATCCCTGGTAAGTTTGTATTCTACTGAAATATCGCCTATCAGAGAGCTGGCATTTTGCTGATTCCCCTGCAGCATGATATTGGAGCCAACGGAAACGGATAAACGATCATTGAACAGTTGCTTGGATGCTCCGATATTCAGATTGGTGCTTTCCTGTGCAGAACCGGAAGAGTAATCTTCTTTATTCTGAAGATCAAAATTCAGGTCCACTCCTTTGATCAGGTTTCCGGCGAGGTTGTTGAGTTGCTGAGAGAGGATTTTACTAACACTGTTTTTGGCTGCCTGCCCTACCCCGCCTCCGGTTCCGCCGCTCAGTGTGCTCATCGGATCGTCGGGGACAAAGGTGTTCAGCACCAGTAGCCCCATTACCTGTTTATTCAATTCAGATGTGCTCTGGTTGATTTGTTTCAGGCGATTATAAGGGGTACCGTTTAGCGTGTTCCTGTCTTTTTCCGGCAAATCAAGACGGAAGCTGATATCGGGTTTCAGCAGGCTGCCTTTGATCATCAGGTAAACAAGAAATGGCATGCGCTGTTTGTACATATTCTGTTGGTCAGCAGGCTTGCCTTGTATCTGACCAGCCACAAGGTCGTAGGCTGGCGCATTCACCGTGTATTTGGCGGTAATATCGAGGTCGGCGGAGGTGGCATCCCCGTTGAAGGAAATAAAGCTTCCTTTCTCGATATCAAAGGAGCGTTTGATCAGTTGATTAAGCGACATTTCATATTTCCCTTCGGAAATTTCGTAACGTCCTGTCAGACTGAGTTTACTACTGGGATCCAGTGTTGCATTAATACTGGCCGTTCCCTTTGCCTGTACATAGTCCCCGTTCTGTGCATCAATGACAATCTTGATAACAGATTCCGGCGTGATGTCGAGGTTTCCGGAGAGGAACATCCCTTTCAGGCGGGTGGTTTTATATTTCAGGCTGTCTTGCCGGGCCAGCAGCGCAGAGTCTACCGGTTTGGACATATCCACGAATTCCACGATACCTTCCCTGTTGGCAAGGCTTGGCTCGTCCTGCGGAAGTATCATGGTGACGCTGGATTTATCGCGTAGTTTCACGGCAGCGTCGATTCTCGGGAGATCGAGGGTACCACGTACTTTTATTTTGCTATCGATGAATGCCGGCCCATAAACCCACTGATCGGGGTTTTGTTGCTTGCCGAGTGCCATGAAATTATTGGCGGTTACGTCCAGGTTGAAACGGTAGTTGGTGAAGTCCTTAGAGTTGATGCGGCCGTTCACTACCAGTTCGTTATTAAGACTGTCGGCGATGACAAGGTTGTTCAGCTGAATACCTTTTTCGTCGATCACAATATTTTCATCGGGCAAGTGCAGGGTACTGCCAATCATGTTGACCATGGCAGCTGCTTTGTTGAAATGCAGATTACCAGTAACGCGAGGGGCTGAAGTGGTCCCTGAAATATTGAACTGGCCGTCGGCGCTTCCCGACATATTAGACAGGCTACCCATTGTAAACGGCTCCATCACTCCCATATTGAGGTGGTTGATGTTGAGCAGGGCATTGATGGTGCTGTCGTAAGTACCATCTACCTTAATATCATTTCCATATCCTTCCAGTCCGGCAAGGAGTTTATATTGATCGGGTGAGCTATTATCAACGCTGGCGTTGAGGGTGCCCATGTGCTTGTTCCTTACCACAAGGCTGTCTACTTTCAGCACTGCATGAACGAGCGGAGACTGGTTCCAGTTATGTACGGTGGCGTCGGCATTGAGGATACCGTTTGCCAGCAGGGTATCGGTAGCCAGCAGGCCGGTGATGGTCGATAATTTGAAGTTGCTGATATTGGCCAGCAACGCGGGTACTGAGCTGGAATCGGGCCGGGTGGACACCTGTATTGCCTGATCGCCATGTGAAATTTTGATATTGGCGGTATCCGGAGCCCCGTTCCTGATGCGCAACACATTATTGCCGGCAACGGTCCAGGTTTGTTTATTCAACAGCAGTCCGGGTTTCAGCGAGAGCTGCATTACGTTGTCTTTCAGGAAGGAAAACAGGCCACCCAGTTTGTATTTAGCCTGCCGGTTTTCATCGTCCAGCAGGAGATCGAAATCAACCACTCCTGTGCTGGCATTGGCTTTCAGCAGGGTGTGCTGCAGCGGGAACGACGGATGATGCATACGGGCGAGCGACACGTACGATTGTATGGAAGTATCTCTGATGCGTGTAAACATCCGCAGACTGTCTATTTGCAGGGAGTCGTAACTGATTCGGGCAACGGCCGCATTCACCAGGAGCAGGCTGCTGTCGCTGTTCAACCTGCCGGAGGTAACCAGTGGCACGTCCATCCGGAGCGCGGGGAACAGTGCCTGCAGGCTTTTCGGCCATAATAAAGAAGCATTCCAGCGTAATATTTGTCCGCCGGGAACACTTACCACCCGGGATGAATCTTCCGGCATCAACGGCTTATTGATAATATTGCTGAAAGCAGTACCAATCTTTGTATAATTCATCTGGCCGCTGGCATTCAGCGAGCCAA
The genomic region above belongs to Chitinophaga sp. 180180018-3 and contains:
- a CDS encoding DUF2480 family protein; the encoded protein is MDEIVNKIAQSGLETIDLENYFPQGEIVVFDLKDFLFMGLILKEKDFRAALQAHDWEQYRGKNVGLVCSVDAVIPLWAYMLVMTYLEPLAAYAAAGDADFIHKTLYLQELSKIDVSTFADKRIVIKGCGDKRVGEIAYAEITRLLRPVVKSIMYGEPCSTVPVYKKKS
- the corA gene encoding magnesium/cobalt transporter CorA translates to MALKNKLPIPDVVQVLNPFKVRKQRIMNFNPAEGVSLRKPADNTRITVFDYNSTSCTELVLEKIEDTYKYLESPQLCWINIDGLRKDEVHAICENFLIHPLIEEDILSIGQRAKMDEINDRLFCLLPMIYFNNETSAVDLEQVSIVLGKNFVISFQEDPVRDVFDPIRTKLTLKGSRIRNGGADYLCYALLDVIVDNYFIVMDKLGERIEMMEDIVQHQPNTRTLARINFLRRQVFLFKRAISPVRELVNGYLKSDSDFLEDNVRKYYKDVHDHIIQCNDLADNYRDMVLNLQEMYHTQLNLKLNEIMKVLAVVTTLMAPPTLLAGIYGMNFHNMPELDSPNGYYYTLGGMGILLLLMVFVFRKRGWF
- a CDS encoding DUF3472 domain-containing protein, giving the protein MNKRFLLSALLLYATAGSTFAQSPAVELPGFTAYADPAEENVNINEKEGVTNWTSNSNTVNFYFHAASTGPLKVSLVARSDAGSSISLTVNGTEKTISIPNNNEFTTIPVLQTNIKNPGFYCISLKGVEKKGSVYADVKGIDLSGAAVKDIQFNPKPWRRAASVHLNYPVPDGKNVEWFYGEIKVPAGEDKIGTYFMSCGFHRGYFGMQVNSSVERRIIFSVWDAGGEPEERSKVKYEDQVVLLAKGDSVYASGFGGEGTGGHSHWIYPWKAGETYHFLMHSVPTGTTTTYTAYFYVPEHREWKLIASFRAPKDGKYMGHLYSFLENFSFENGHLSRKGYFGNHWIKTNTGEWIELTKARFSNDATAKAKDRIDYGGGAENGWFYLWNSGFKPANAQYGDIFERPATGTPPVIDLPKF
- a CDS encoding septal ring lytic transglycosylase RlpA family protein, with product MTPLQASIRGCFAPLLFLLMATTSSCSRKIMETGKASYYADSFDGRKTASGEVFRQRRLTAAHRSLPFGTKVTVTNVSNGRSVKVRINDRGPFVTGRIIDLSHRAAAKLGMLNTGVANVEVKYKKSKKRK
- a CDS encoding DUF2867 domain-containing protein, with the translated sequence MYLLPDDSILHPKPGSIHYTDSYSTAILSTHPVTIEQTGSAFLSSAPRWVEQMLLFRDNLVRLFGLKVSQPTSRKQMQIAPGEKAGPFIILDKNKKELILGQDDKHLNFWVSLYLQSSENTPQLLLCTTLVHYNNIWGRLYFFFVKPFHRLIVPSLIKNVVHQLNTNVR
- a CDS encoding thiamine pyrophosphate-dependent enzyme; the encoded protein is MAKLVADQIVEMLVAAGIKRIYAVTGDSLNHLNDAVRREGSIQWIHVRHEEVGAFAAGAEAQLNGLACCAGSSGPGHVHLINGLYDAHRSGASVLAIASTCATSEFGSNYFQETNTIKLFDDCSHYNQIAATAEQAPRMLQAALQHALNKHGVAVFGLPGDVAAQEAKEIPTATKTYAPRPIIRPSEKELDQLAELLNGAGKRAIYCGVGASEGHDQVVALAEKLKAPVAYSFRAKMGIQHHNPNEVGMTGLLGLASAYKSMHEADVLLLLGTDFPYTPFIPEKAKIVQIDIRPELLGRRATLEMGLCGDIRDTLDALLPKLKTHTDREFLDAMVEFYKEVQQKMQTYVNDKGKTDAISPEFVATTLNQVASNNAIFTVDTGMTNVWTARYLVATGKRSLLGSFNHGSMANAMPQAIGAALAQPGREVYALCGDGGLTMLLGDLMTIRQYNLPVKVIVFNNRALGMVKLEMEVAGIPDWQTDMVNPDFAAVAVAMGFTTFTVHQPDDVTDILQKVAQTKGPVLVNIFTNPESLAMPPKIEFSQMKGFALWMSKLILSGRYEDVFDAVKSNYKHLKDAL
- a CDS encoding BamA/TamA family outer membrane protein; its protein translation is MRRANNYIIINTIILCLVYLAISSCSTTRTVPEGDRLYTGSEVKWINDTVTRKKPKDYSSLVEGLNKKIRPNRNRKFLGMPIKLWLYNMGKEPRGKGLNYLLRKKWGEPPVLLSQAKPDYTSKILQGSLIDHGYFQSEVTAAVKKTGRKKAAVIYTATPNHRYTIKSVTYITDSSAIGKSVLATRDESSLIEGEPYSLDSITAERERIHAVLKEQGYYYFTPDYLLVQADSNKMGKVNLYVKIKDNTPLLALRPYRMHDISLFPDYSLDNDSASTLGTPVMYKGIYIIDSVKRFKRSAFDRSVFLRPDSLYRLSSHNITLQRLINLGVFKFVKGQFSPVRDTSVHNIVGTSPSQLPTSKTPGRNGRDSLQTVNYRAMVNNSLSLDSGWLDAKFYLTPYKRRSLQTELRGTSKSNGFIGSEVKITAKNRNWLHSASLLEIGLSGGMEWQTGNNSAGGSNSYSLGAEVAVTFPRFLTPFRGLNIRTPYVPKTRISASYELYSRADMYNLNAYTLQLQYLWQKTQYLSHIFAPVAVTYVLPTRTTSKYDSILLNDPSQRAAIEKQFILGGNYTITYNNQHPNRIHSFYLSGNIDISGNLAGLFVPKNDTGQRTILGNSFAQYEKLTLEGRHYWKIGNGKQWVNRLLLGYGLPYGNSATLPFVKQFFTGGSSSIRAFRARTLGPGSYHNKAVDTSALLANEAGDIKLEFNSELRIHVASVFNVAAFVDAGNIWLQKDVPDKPGSKFKFNTFYKDIAVGAGLGLRIDASIVVVRLDLATPLRIPYLPDNEKWVINKINFGDPDWRKKNLILNIAIGYPF